A window of the Nitrosopumilus ureiphilus genome harbors these coding sequences:
- a CDS encoding SDR family oxidoreductase — translation MNFKNKVVLITGASSGIGKETAIEFAKLGTNIILVARRKDKLEQIANELKKFHISTLVYPCDVSKKDQVQEMSKTVLEKFDSIDILVNNAGFAIYGSVSDLSIHDIESQMKTNYFGMIYCIKNFLPSMLKKKSGHIVNVASVAASFGLPGIASYCASKFAMLGFSEGLKHELKDTGVGITVVSPIMVRTNFFNHSSFEKMPKYSPTSLDPKTVAKAILKAANSSRLEIVVPSVVRGAIWMKSIFPFFINPILGKSFKKQLDSTK, via the coding sequence GTGAATTTCAAAAACAAAGTAGTTCTAATTACTGGTGCATCATCTGGAATTGGTAAAGAAACTGCAATAGAATTTGCTAAACTAGGCACTAACATTATTTTAGTTGCAAGAAGAAAAGATAAACTTGAACAAATTGCAAATGAATTAAAAAAATTTCATATATCTACACTAGTTTATCCATGTGATGTTTCAAAAAAAGATCAAGTACAAGAAATGTCAAAAACAGTCTTAGAAAAATTTGATTCTATTGACATTCTGGTAAATAATGCTGGATTTGCAATATATGGCTCTGTTTCTGATCTTTCGATTCATGATATAGAATCCCAAATGAAAACAAATTATTTTGGTATGATTTATTGTATCAAAAATTTTCTTCCATCAATGTTAAAGAAAAAATCTGGTCATATAGTAAATGTTGCATCTGTTGCAGCAAGTTTTGGTTTACCTGGAATTGCTTCATATTGTGCATCCAAATTTGCAATGTTAGGATTTTCAGAAGGTCTTAAGCATGAACTAAAAGATACTGGAGTAGGAATTACAGTTGTAAGTCCAATAATGGTCAGAACTAACTTTTTTAATCATTCTTCATTTGAAAAAATGCCAAAATATTCTCCTACATCACTTGATCCTAAAACTGTTGCAAAAGCAATTCTCAAAGCTGCAAATTCTTCAAGATTAGAAATTGTTGTTCCATCAGTGGTACGTGGAGCAATATGGATGAAAAGTATATTTCCTTTTTTTATAAATCCGATATTAGGAAAATCCTTCAAAAAGCAGCTGGACTCTACAAAATAG